A window of the Henckelia pumila isolate YLH828 chromosome 3, ASM3356847v2, whole genome shotgun sequence genome harbors these coding sequences:
- the LOC140887126 gene encoding probable NOT transcription complex subunit VIP2 — MSGLPNTLNGSTSNLSDAAGRSFSPSFSAQSGGGSPVFHHGGNIQGLHNIHGNFNVPNLSGSLGSRNTVLNNIPSTGVQQAAGNLSSQRFASNNLPVALSQISHNSVHGHSGIPNRGGISVVGNQGYSSSTNGVGGSIPGILPTSTAIGNRTAVTGLGVSPALGNVGQRITSSVGNIVGGGNMGRNISSAGGLSVPGLASRLNLNANSASGNLNVQGQNRLMGGVLQQGSPQVLSMLGNSYPGAGGPLSQNLVQAVNNLNSMGILNDVNTHDGASFDINDFPQLTSRPSSSGGPQGQLGSLRKQGLGPIVQQNQEFSIQNEDFPALPGYKGGNADYSMDLHQKEQLHDSSVAMMQPQHFSMGRSAGFNFGPTFSSHRPQQQQQHAPAASGTGGPFSNVNNQDLLHLHSSEMFPSSNSNYHAQSGGPQGIGLRPLNSPSSVSGIGSYDQLLQQYQQHQGQSQFRLQQIPPVSQQYREQGMKQMQASQTAPDLYGLHGLLNVIRMSDPDLTSLALGIDLTTLGLNLNSTENLYKTFASPWSDEPAKGDPEFIVPQCYYAKQPPTLSLVYFSKFQLDTLFYIFYSMPKDEAQLFAANELYNRSWFYHREHRCWYMRVSNIEPLVKTNTYERGSYICFDPNTWETIRKENFVLHYDMLEKRPALPLPLPLPLPLPLPLPQH, encoded by the exons ATGTCAGGTTTACCTAAT ACGCTGAATGGGTCAACTTCAAATCTCTCCGACGCCGCAGGACGCTCTTTTTCTCCGTCTTTCTCTGCACAGTCAGGTGGTGGCTCTCCTGTTTTTCATCATGGTG GAAATATTCAGGGATTGCACAACATTCACGGAAACTTCAATGTTCCTAACTTGTCTGGTTCACTCGGATCTCGAAATACAGTCTTGAATAACATTCCTTCGACTGGGGTGCAACAAGCTGCTGGCAACCTTTCTAGTCAACGGTTTGCTTCAAATAACCTTCCGGTCGCTCTTTCACAG ATTTCTCACAACAGTGTGCATGGCCATTCAGGGATTCCAAATAGAGGTGGTATAAGTGTAGTTGGCAACCAGGGGTATAGTAGCAGCACCAACGGAGTTGGAGGTTCTATCCCTGGGATTCTCCCAACCTCTACTGCAATTGGTAATCGGACTGCTGTCACAGGTCTGGGAGTGTCTCCTGCTCTGGGAAACGTAGGGCAACGGATTACAAGCTCCGTTGGGAACATAGTTGGTGGCGGAAACATGGGCAGAAATATTAGCTCAGCTGGAGGACTCTCTGTTCCTGGGCTTGCTTCTCGCCTAAATTTAAATGCTAACAGTGCTTCAGGAAATCTAAACGTGCAGGGACAAAATAGATTGATGGGTGGTGTGCTTCAGCAAG GTTCCCCGCAGGTACTATCCATGTTAGGAAACTCCTATCCTGGTGCTGGTGGTCCCTTATCTCAAAACCTCGTTCAAGCTGTCAATAATCTAAATAGTATGGGTATTTTGAATGATGTGAATACCCATGATGGTGCCTCTTTTGATATCAATGATTTCCCTCAACTGACTAGTCGCCCTAGTTCGTCTGGAGGTCCTCAAGGACAACTTG GGTCCCTGCGGAAACAAGGTCTTGGCCCTATTGTTCaacaaaatcaagaattcagcATTCAAAATGAAGATTTTCCTGCATTACCTGGATATAAAG GTGGCAATGCTGATTATTCAATGGACCTTCACCAGAAAGAACAACTTCATGATAGTTCTGTAGCCATGATGCAACCTCAACATTTTTCT ATGGGGCGATCTGCAGGTTTCAATTTTGGGCCAACATTTTCATCTCATCGGCCACAGCAGCAGCAGCAACATGCTCCTGCTGCCAGCGGCACTGGTGGACCTTTTTCGAATGTGAATAACCAAGATCTACTCCATTTGCATAGTTCAGAGATGTTCCCATCATCAAATTCCAACTATCATGCGCAG AGTGGTGGACCCCAAGGCATCGGATTGAGACCTCTGAATTCTCCGAGTTCGGTGTCCGGCATAGGGTCATACGACCAACTTTTACAGCAATATCAGCAGCATCAGGGTCAATCCCAATTTCGACTTCAACAAATTCCTCCCGTTAGTCAGCAATATAGGGAACAGGGAATGAAACAAATGCAGGCTTCACAGACAGCTCCTGACCTTTATGGTTTGCATGGTTTGTTAAATGTGATAAGGATGAGTGACCCTGATTTGACGTCTCTTGCACTTGGAATTGACCTAACTACGCTAGGATTGAACTTGAATTCCACTGAAAATCTCTACAAGACGTTTGCTTCCCCATGGTCAGATGAGCCTGCCAAGGGAGATCCGGAATTCATTGTGCCACAATGCTACTATGCTAAACAACCGCCAACCCTGAGT CTAGTGTACTTCTCAAAGTTCCAGTTAGACACATTGTTCTATATTTTTTATAG TATGCCAAAGGATGAAGCCCAACTATTTGCCGCTAATGAATT ATATAACCGAAGCTGGTTTTACCATAGGGAGCACCGTTGTTGGTACATGAGGGTTTCTAATATAGAGCCTCTTGTGAAGACAAACACATATGAAAGGGGCTCTTATATTTGTTTTGATCCAAACACGTGGGAGACAATTCGCAAG GAAAATTTTGTTCTTCATTACGACATGTTGGAAAAGAGGCCAGCTCTGCCTTTGCCTCTACCTCTACCTCTGCCTCTACCTCTACCTCTACCTCAACATTAG